One genomic region from Desertifilum tharense IPPAS B-1220 encodes:
- a CDS encoding GNAT family N-acetyltransferase, producing MIHLQLPLTIRDATESDLPRIVEIYNTAVPGRLATADLEPISVDSRQAWYNIHHPQTRPLWVAQVREQIIGWLSFQDFYGRPAYKATAELSIYIAPEHRGCGVGHQLLHHAIQTSPSLELETLLAFVFAHNQPSLRLFEKFGFQRWGYLPKVAQLDGIQRDLAILGLSLVKRDSACVSRG from the coding sequence ATGATTCATCTCCAACTGCCCCTAACGATCCGCGATGCCACCGAAAGCGATTTACCCAGAATCGTCGAGATTTATAACACTGCCGTTCCAGGGCGTTTGGCGACAGCAGACCTCGAACCGATTTCTGTAGACAGTCGCCAAGCCTGGTATAACATTCACCATCCCCAAACCCGTCCCCTGTGGGTTGCTCAAGTCCGAGAGCAAATTATCGGGTGGCTGAGTTTCCAAGATTTTTATGGTCGTCCGGCTTACAAAGCCACCGCTGAACTCAGTATTTACATTGCACCAGAACATCGCGGTTGTGGCGTGGGACATCAACTGTTGCACCATGCCATTCAAACGAGTCCCTCGTTAGAGTTAGAAACGCTGTTGGCGTTTGTATTTGCCCACAATCAACCCAGTTTGCGCCTGTTTGAGAAATTCGGCTTTCAACGCTGGGGGTATTTGCCCAAGGTTGCCCAATTGGATGGAATTCAGCGAGATTTAGCGATTTTAGGCTTATCGCTGGTTAAACGCGATTCAGCTTGCGTTTCGCGAGGATAA
- a CDS encoding glycoside hydrolase family 5 protein: protein MKQIFTSLLSLTLSCCAVASVVHLPSAVANDTPSPQLTSTDINHLLDLDTRLMQLTNGINLSHWFAQSSNYSDTRLNSFITQTDLATIKSLGFNHVRLPVDPVLLLNEGNPSDLNAHYLQHLDRALNLILDNDLAVIVDLHPNSSFKERLAKDDGFVAQISQFWGSFAQHLSHFDPERLFLEVLNEPSFNWYLSENPVERWDWVQNQLIDSIRVHAPQHTILATGHDWNNIEGLLQLTPIADPNVIYSLHFYEPIVFTHQGTDWVHEHLSYIRNLPYGVDDDDCEQVLSQISLQKAVDLAYGYCQEEWDRDKIKARIATLAAWKQAHQVRVVATEFGASRFWVNPEDRFAWTQDVRSVLEEYNMGWTLWDYTGNFALAPKTDGIRIVDPQLVSALDLEPEQEVFQPPQSVPEPSAIAGLALMVILAKRKLNRV from the coding sequence ATGAAACAAATATTCACAAGCCTGTTAAGTTTAACACTGTCTTGCTGTGCGGTGGCTTCAGTAGTTCATTTGCCATCGGCTGTTGCCAATGACACTCCTTCTCCCCAATTAACCTCCACAGACATTAACCATCTTCTCGATCTCGATACCCGTTTGATGCAGTTAACCAATGGGATTAATCTCAGTCACTGGTTTGCCCAAAGTTCCAATTACAGCGATACGAGACTCAATAGCTTTATTACCCAAACCGATCTCGCCACCATCAAAAGCTTAGGCTTCAATCATGTCCGCTTGCCCGTCGATCCGGTCTTACTTTTAAATGAAGGCAATCCTAGCGATCTCAACGCCCATTACTTACAACATCTCGACCGGGCTTTAAACTTGATTTTAGATAATGACCTTGCCGTTATCGTTGACCTACACCCGAACAGTTCGTTTAAAGAGCGTCTCGCCAAGGACGATGGCTTTGTGGCCCAAATTTCGCAATTTTGGGGAAGTTTTGCTCAACACCTCAGCCATTTCGATCCAGAACGCCTGTTTTTGGAAGTGCTTAACGAACCTTCCTTTAACTGGTATCTTTCCGAAAACCCCGTAGAACGTTGGGATTGGGTACAAAATCAGTTAATTGACAGCATTCGCGTCCATGCGCCTCAGCATACCATTCTGGCAACGGGTCATGACTGGAATAATATTGAGGGGTTGCTGCAACTGACGCCAATTGCCGATCCGAATGTCATTTATAGCTTGCATTTCTACGAACCGATCGTTTTTACCCATCAAGGCACAGATTGGGTTCACGAACACTTGAGTTATATCAGAAACTTACCCTACGGCGTGGATGATGATGATTGCGAGCAGGTTTTAAGCCAGATTAGCCTGCAAAAGGCGGTAGATTTAGCCTATGGCTATTGCCAAGAGGAGTGGGATCGCGACAAAATTAAAGCGCGGATTGCTACCTTGGCTGCTTGGAAGCAAGCACATCAGGTGCGCGTGGTGGCGACTGAGTTTGGTGCTAGTCGTTTTTGGGTGAATCCAGAGGATCGCTTTGCCTGGACGCAAGATGTACGTTCTGTTTTAGAAGAATACAATATGGGCTGGACACTGTGGGACTATACGGGCAATTTTGCCCTCGCCCCTAAAACAGACGGCATTCGGATTGTCGATCCTCAACTGGTGAGTGCTTTGGATTTGGAACCCGAACAAGAAGTATTTCAGCCCCCCCAATCGGTTCCAGAACCTAGCGCGATCGCGGGATTGGCTTTAATGGTTATCCTCGCGAAACGCAAGCTGAATCGCGTTTAA
- a CDS encoding TM0106 family RecB-like putative nuclease, which yields MLLTAELLFYFQRCNRRAFLEVYGDRTQQDPQSDYLGKLLQDSAAHQHQVLADYDYQSPIYSSSDWQAGAEATREMMRQGVSCIHRGVLLVPTQASSGISLLGVPDLLIKCPGESEFGDWLYVPTIVRLGKRPKFDYQIIAAFHAFLLLSVQGTMPQVAGLELRDNRFYSVNLHKVLPQLEARLHDCLEMLDARLEPEVFISRQRCNLCNWLSSCKQVAQSQNHLSLIAGVTPTRYQSLQALGVTTVELLAQSHPQHLEGEIEPEVAAQLVVQAQAVVQNQAIAKSQPLPNDLPVSAVELYFDIEAEPELNLDYLLGVLVVDRRSQTQVFHPFLAPHPDAEAQIWQQFLELVESYPDAPIFHFCDYEVKATRQLAKRYSTPRQRWEPLLKRFVDIHERVTRLAILPVEGYALKAIARWMGFEWQDSRANGAQCIYWYDRWLKTGNPQYLEAIVRYNQDDCLATHRVKEWLVQYFLPTRFSRF from the coding sequence ATGCTGTTGACTGCCGAACTTCTGTTTTACTTCCAACGGTGCAACCGCCGAGCCTTCCTTGAGGTTTATGGCGATCGCACTCAGCAAGATCCTCAAAGCGATTATTTGGGGAAACTGTTACAAGATAGCGCTGCTCACCAACATCAGGTTTTGGCAGACTATGATTACCAATCGCCCATTTACTCCTCCTCAGATTGGCAGGCGGGAGCAGAAGCCACGCGAGAAATGATGCGTCAAGGCGTGAGTTGCATTCATCGCGGGGTTCTCCTGGTTCCCACGCAAGCCTCGTCTGGCATTTCTTTGTTGGGCGTACCCGATTTATTAATTAAATGTCCCGGAGAGTCGGAGTTTGGCGACTGGCTTTACGTTCCCACGATTGTCCGTTTGGGAAAGCGTCCTAAGTTTGATTATCAGATTATTGCTGCATTTCATGCGTTTCTCCTGCTCTCGGTTCAAGGCACGATGCCGCAGGTGGCCGGGCTAGAATTGCGGGATAATCGTTTCTACTCGGTGAATTTGCATAAGGTGTTGCCTCAGCTTGAAGCGCGTCTGCACGATTGTTTGGAAATGCTAGATGCTCGCTTAGAGCCAGAGGTGTTTATTAGCCGCCAGCGCTGCAATCTTTGCAACTGGTTGAGTAGCTGCAAGCAGGTGGCGCAGTCGCAAAATCATTTGTCTTTAATTGCAGGGGTAACGCCGACTCGCTACCAAAGTTTGCAAGCGTTGGGGGTGACGACGGTGGAGTTGTTAGCCCAAAGCCATCCTCAGCATCTAGAAGGGGAAATTGAGCCAGAGGTAGCGGCTCAGTTGGTGGTGCAAGCCCAAGCGGTTGTCCAAAATCAGGCGATCGCCAAATCTCAACCCCTCCCCAATGATTTACCCGTGTCTGCGGTGGAACTCTATTTTGATATTGAGGCAGAACCGGAACTGAATCTAGACTATCTCCTGGGCGTGCTGGTGGTCGATCGGCGATCGCAAACTCAGGTGTTTCACCCCTTCCTCGCCCCTCATCCGGATGCGGAAGCCCAAATTTGGCAGCAGTTTCTAGAGTTGGTGGAATCCTATCCCGATGCGCCGATTTTCCATTTCTGCGATTATGAGGTAAAAGCAACTCGCCAGCTCGCCAAACGCTACTCTACGCCCAGACAGCGCTGGGAACCTTTACTCAAGCGGTTTGTGGATATTCACGAACGGGTGACGCGCTTGGCGATTCTCCCGGTTGAAGGCTACGCGCTGAAGGCGATCGCCCGATGGATGGGGTTTGAGTGGCAAGATAGTCGGGCCAATGGCGCTCAGTGTATTTACTGGTACGATCGCTGGCTGAAAACAGGCAATCCGCAATATCTAGAGGCGATCGTTCGCTACAACCAGGATGACTGCTTGGCTACCCATCGGGTGAAAGAGTGGCTGGTACAGTATTTTTTACCCACCCGCTTTTCTAGGTTCTAG
- a CDS encoding ATP-binding protein: MSSESPLHFPKRRLAALYIAALGAIAILSLLGHAWIERSLNQQLYSTHTLSLVSRQLTLGEKLTKSAIALQHASTPELRQAYRAELETTFTLWRDTHQTLQTGDPQQHLPPPLTPEIRRQWEAIAPSYQTLLQATQEILETPSNANLGSRVQTLLAHEADFNARMEAIASQYHQAASQHLGEVQQIQRNLLYAILALLFLEGLLIFAPTLWQLRRHIAALKQAESHNASIAKELKRKNTALDLALQEAQSATRLKSEFLANMSHEIRTPMNGVIGMTGLLLDTELDEEQLEYVETIRTCSNSLLTIVNDILDFSKIEAGKLELETQPFNLYDCVEDSLDLLVAQAADKGLNLAYLIPPGTPPTLIGDITRLRQILVNLAGNAVKFTAQGEVVVSVNARPLHLAKNGQPQEEGAGWYEVHFAVKDTGIGIPEDRKDRLFQSFSQVDASTTRHYGGTGLGLAISRRLSELMGGKMWVESVEGQGSTFHFTIVAESAESPQAAYLSDRIPQLQGRQLLAIAANLTNQQIIRQYAQQWGMSVQALESYSAALVWVEQGNPCDVAIVDAEILESQAIVPNDCPFAIAVLTYLGQSLDARRERCTNRDSEWAAYLTKPLKPKQLYETLTDLCVAVEPAGARSRPSLPTSPFDASDRPLKILLAEDSVVNQRMVLQLLQGLGYRADVVGNGLEVLEALCRQPYDLVLMDIQMPEMDGFQATECIVNSWPLNATSAECGGLSPHPRLKPHPAPSRPRIVAMYASALERDLQRCLAAGMDDYLSKPVRLEALQAVLERCLAKPTLIGNC; encoded by the coding sequence ATGTCTTCAGAATCTCCGCTTCATTTTCCCAAGCGTCGCCTTGCTGCCTTATACATTGCAGCACTCGGCGCGATCGCTATTTTATCGTTATTAGGACACGCCTGGATCGAGCGATCGCTCAACCAACAACTGTACAGCACCCATACCCTGAGTCTGGTCAGTCGCCAGTTAACCTTGGGAGAGAAACTCACCAAAAGCGCGATCGCCCTCCAGCACGCCAGCACCCCCGAACTTCGTCAAGCCTACCGCGCCGAACTGGAAACCACCTTTACCCTGTGGAGAGACACGCACCAAACCTTACAAACCGGAGATCCGCAACAGCATCTTCCGCCTCCCCTCACCCCGGAAATTCGCCGCCAATGGGAAGCGATCGCCCCTAGCTATCAAACCCTGCTTCAAGCCACCCAAGAGATTTTAGAAACCCCCTCCAACGCCAATCTGGGTAGCCGCGTGCAAACCTTGCTGGCTCATGAAGCCGACTTTAACGCCCGCATGGAAGCGATCGCCAGCCAGTACCACCAAGCCGCCAGCCAACACTTGGGCGAAGTTCAACAAATTCAGCGCAATCTCCTCTATGCGATTCTCGCCCTCTTATTCCTGGAAGGATTATTAATCTTTGCCCCAACCCTTTGGCAACTGCGCCGCCATATCGCCGCCCTTAAACAAGCCGAAAGCCACAACGCCAGCATCGCCAAAGAACTGAAGCGCAAAAACACCGCCCTCGACTTAGCCTTACAAGAAGCGCAGTCTGCAACCCGCCTCAAATCCGAATTTCTCGCCAACATGAGCCATGAAATTCGCACCCCCATGAATGGCGTGATTGGGATGACGGGGCTACTCTTGGATACCGAACTCGACGAAGAGCAACTCGAATACGTCGAAACCATCCGCACCTGTAGCAACTCGCTACTCACCATCGTTAACGATATTCTCGACTTCTCGAAAATTGAAGCGGGCAAACTGGAACTGGAAACCCAACCGTTTAACCTGTACGATTGCGTAGAAGACTCGCTCGATTTACTGGTGGCTCAAGCCGCAGACAAGGGTCTTAACCTCGCCTATCTGATTCCCCCAGGAACGCCTCCGACACTGATTGGCGATATCACCCGCCTCAGACAAATTTTGGTGAACTTAGCGGGAAATGCCGTTAAATTCACTGCCCAAGGTGAAGTTGTCGTTTCGGTGAATGCTCGTCCGTTGCATCTAGCGAAAAACGGTCAACCTCAAGAAGAGGGCGCAGGCTGGTATGAAGTCCATTTTGCTGTAAAAGATACTGGAATTGGCATTCCCGAAGACCGCAAAGACCGATTGTTTCAATCGTTTTCTCAGGTTGATGCGTCCACCACGCGTCACTATGGCGGAACCGGGTTAGGGCTAGCAATCAGTCGGCGTCTGAGCGAATTAATGGGCGGGAAGATGTGGGTAGAAAGCGTGGAGGGTCAAGGCTCAACCTTCCATTTTACGATTGTGGCTGAGTCTGCGGAGAGTCCCCAAGCGGCTTATTTGAGCGATCGCATTCCTCAACTGCAAGGCAGACAACTTTTAGCGATCGCCGCCAACCTCACCAACCAACAAATTATCCGCCAGTACGCCCAGCAATGGGGAATGAGCGTGCAAGCCCTAGAAAGCTATAGCGCGGCGCTAGTCTGGGTAGAACAAGGAAATCCGTGCGATGTGGCGATCGTGGATGCTGAAATTCTAGAGTCTCAAGCCATTGTGCCGAACGATTGTCCCTTCGCGATCGCTGTGCTGACCTATTTGGGACAAAGCCTCGATGCTCGCCGGGAACGCTGTACAAATCGCGATTCAGAGTGGGCGGCGTATTTAACCAAACCCCTGAAACCCAAACAGCTTTATGAAACGCTTACCGATCTGTGCGTTGCGGTCGAACCTGCGGGCGCTAGGAGTCGCCCCAGTCTGCCCACCTCTCCGTTTGACGCCAGCGATCGCCCTTTAAAGATTCTGCTGGCTGAAGATAGCGTGGTCAACCAACGGATGGTCTTGCAACTTCTCCAAGGTTTGGGCTACCGCGCCGATGTGGTGGGGAATGGCTTGGAAGTCTTAGAAGCCTTGTGTCGCCAGCCTTACGATTTGGTGCTAATGGATATCCAAATGCCGGAGATGGACGGGTTTCAAGCAACGGAGTGCATTGTCAACTCTTGGCCGCTGAACGCCACCTCGGCTGAATGCGGCGGACTGTCCCCCCATCCGCGCTTAAAACCCCATCCGGCCCCCTCGCGCCCTCGGATTGTTGCCATGTATGCCAGCGCCTTAGAACGCGACTTGCAACGCTGTCTCGCTGCCGGAATGGATGACTATTTGAGCAAACCCGTCCGGTTAGAAGCCCTGCAAGCCGTGCTAGAACGCTGTTTAGCAAAACCGACTTTGATCGGAAATTGCTAG
- a CDS encoding BON domain-containing protein, which translates to MSESIVSLMERLPSDNITVKVLRALDFVVPGQWNNLVGFDATIRSVTGETDPGRIQQIRDRATLLYQDPKEPYQFAVRLYQTIDKADVALGTAAMANKVGEKIGFLSVLNQLTPKADVLQSVDLGLKIAVELLAFSRLNGISPNPSQFANALSQNYQDAALMRMAALVCIDAVLPLGPNFLSKIHSVIDNDNGSVLEQNPAFAAVSSFIPGENNASKLGFVRESLNAVQGWMSGFVARTGVTPQSIISHLGNTIQLADDKLDFVAAFLDQTTNYFEHTGIQTVAKSLVVRANSLVDRQQTPIISQSVQSPNIPPERIGTDGQYHESGLAQRVERSLRTAGLNSVWVAQTGGTVVLKGQVKGRSELDRAIAIAKSEKGCTQVNSEQLSIS; encoded by the coding sequence ATGAGTGAATCGATCGTCAGCTTAATGGAACGCCTCCCCAGCGATAACATTACCGTGAAGGTGCTGCGGGCGCTAGATTTTGTGGTTCCGGGTCAGTGGAATAATCTTGTCGGGTTTGATGCCACGATTCGATCGGTGACAGGAGAAACCGATCCGGGGCGCATTCAGCAAATCCGCGATCGCGCGACGCTATTGTATCAAGACCCCAAAGAACCCTATCAGTTTGCGGTGCGCCTCTACCAAACTATCGATAAAGCCGATGTCGCCTTGGGAACCGCAGCAATGGCGAATAAGGTGGGCGAAAAAATTGGTTTTCTCTCGGTTCTCAACCAACTCACCCCAAAAGCCGATGTCTTGCAATCCGTCGATCTGGGTTTAAAAATAGCCGTTGAACTGCTGGCTTTCTCCAGACTCAATGGCATTTCCCCCAACCCCAGCCAATTTGCCAATGCCCTATCGCAAAATTACCAAGATGCGGCTTTAATGCGGATGGCGGCTTTAGTCTGCATTGATGCCGTCTTGCCCCTCGGCCCCAATTTCTTAAGTAAGATTCACAGCGTCATTGATAATGACAATGGCTCCGTTCTCGAACAGAACCCGGCTTTTGCAGCCGTCAGCAGCTTTATCCCTGGAGAGAATAACGCCAGCAAACTGGGTTTTGTGCGCGAGAGTCTGAATGCAGTTCAAGGTTGGATGAGCGGTTTTGTCGCGCGTACGGGGGTGACACCCCAGTCGATTATCAGCCACTTAGGCAATACGATTCAGTTGGCGGATGACAAATTAGATTTTGTAGCCGCTTTTTTGGATCAAACTACCAACTACTTCGAGCATACGGGCATTCAAACGGTGGCTAAAAGTTTAGTGGTGCGCGCCAATAGTTTAGTCGATCGCCAACAAACGCCCATTATCTCCCAATCGGTACAGTCTCCCAACATTCCTCCAGAGAGAATTGGCACCGATGGGCAATATCATGAAAGTGGATTGGCGCAACGGGTCGAACGCAGCCTGAGAACGGCCGGGTTGAATTCGGTGTGGGTGGCTCAAACCGGGGGAACCGTTGTTCTCAAAGGCCAGGTGAAAGGGCGTTCTGAGTTGGATCGAGCGATCGCGATCGCTAAATCCGAAAAAGGCTGTACTCAAGTCAATAGCGAACAACTCAGCATCAGTTAA
- a CDS encoding YebC/PmpR family DNA-binding transcriptional regulator, translating to MAGHSKWANIKRQKERVDAKKGKTFTKISREIIVAARSGGDPAGNFQLRTAIEKAKAAGIPNDNIDRAIAKGAGTWGGEGNQYEAIRYEGYGPGGVAILVEALTDNRNRTAADLRAAFSKQGGNLGETGCVSWMFDQKGVVRVGGSLDEEALLEASLEGGAESYEISEEEDGPVAEVFAEVTNLQNLSQTLQDSGFEVLESELRWIPNNTVEVTDFDQARSLLKLIDALEDLDDVQNVTPNFEMADEVMSLSIA from the coding sequence ATGGCAGGACACAGTAAGTGGGCGAATATTAAACGTCAAAAAGAACGAGTGGATGCGAAAAAAGGCAAAACCTTTACCAAGATTTCTCGCGAAATTATAGTCGCCGCCCGCAGTGGGGGCGATCCGGCGGGGAATTTTCAGTTGCGAACGGCCATTGAAAAAGCCAAAGCCGCAGGTATCCCCAATGACAATATCGACAGGGCGATCGCTAAAGGGGCAGGCACCTGGGGGGGAGAGGGAAACCAATATGAAGCGATTCGCTACGAAGGTTATGGGCCGGGGGGTGTGGCGATCCTGGTTGAAGCGCTAACCGATAACCGCAACCGCACCGCCGCTGACTTGCGCGCCGCCTTCAGCAAACAAGGCGGAAATTTGGGCGAGACGGGGTGTGTCAGTTGGATGTTCGATCAAAAGGGAGTGGTGCGCGTTGGCGGTTCCCTGGATGAGGAAGCCTTGCTGGAAGCTTCTTTAGAAGGGGGGGCCGAGTCTTACGAGATTTCGGAAGAAGAGGACGGCCCAGTCGCGGAGGTGTTTGCGGAGGTGACGAATCTGCAAAACCTCAGCCAAACTTTACAGGATAGTGGGTTTGAGGTGTTGGAGTCTGAGTTGCGCTGGATTCCCAATAATACGGTAGAAGTGACGGATTTTGACCAGGCGCGATCGCTTCTTAAGTTAATTGATGCTTTGGAAGATTTGGATGATGTCCAAAATGTGACGCCGAATTTTGAAATGGCTGATGAAGTGATGTCTCTGAGTATCGCTTAG